In Streptomyces sp. SN-593, a single genomic region encodes these proteins:
- a CDS encoding glycoside hydrolase family protein: MTTSSPRTHGRVPARLLPVIVVLAVLAVLAVLTVLGRTPASGAEARKGVSVTPVDGASQALADVGAGWYYDWSTTPGDVTGPAGTEFVPMIWGAANVNATDLAQASRQGTELLGFNEPDLAGQASMSPDQALDLWPQLEATGLRLGAPAVAYGGDTPGGWLDQFMSGAAARGYRVDFIPLHWYGGDFSPAAADELRGYLQAVYDRYHKPIWLTEYALTDFSGSTPRYPTAQQQTDFVTSSTAMLDSLSFVERYAWFTLSTETSPTGLYDGTVPNSSGTAYRAAS; this comes from the coding sequence GTGACCACGTCGAGTCCGAGGACCCACGGGCGCGTCCCCGCGCGCCTGCTGCCCGTGATCGTCGTGCTGGCCGTACTGGCCGTACTGGCCGTGCTCACCGTGCTCGGCCGCACCCCCGCCTCCGGCGCGGAGGCCCGCAAGGGCGTGAGCGTCACCCCGGTCGACGGTGCCTCGCAGGCGCTCGCCGACGTCGGGGCCGGCTGGTACTACGACTGGAGCACCACCCCGGGCGACGTCACCGGCCCGGCCGGCACCGAGTTCGTGCCGATGATCTGGGGCGCCGCGAACGTCAACGCCACCGACCTCGCGCAGGCGTCCCGGCAGGGCACCGAACTGCTCGGCTTCAACGAGCCCGACCTGGCCGGCCAGGCGTCGATGTCGCCCGACCAGGCGCTCGACCTGTGGCCGCAGTTGGAGGCGACCGGGCTGCGGCTCGGCGCCCCGGCGGTGGCGTACGGCGGCGACACCCCCGGCGGCTGGCTCGACCAGTTCATGTCGGGTGCGGCGGCACGCGGCTACCGCGTCGACTTCATCCCGCTGCACTGGTACGGCGGCGACTTCTCACCGGCGGCCGCGGACGAGCTGCGCGGCTACCTCCAGGCGGTGTACGACCGCTACCACAAGCCGATCTGGCTCACCGAATACGCCCTGACCGACTTCTCCGGCAGCACGCCGCGCTACCCGACCGCCCAGCAGCAGACGGACTTCGTCACGTCCTCCACCGCCATGCTCGACAGCCTCTCGTTCGTCGAGCGCTACGCCTGGTTCACCCTGTCCACCGAGACCAGTCCCACCGGCCTGTACGACGGCACCGTGCCCAACTCCTCGGGCACGGCCTACCGGGCGGCGAGCTGA
- a CDS encoding thaumatin family protein, whose product MRLRSALSALLLLIGCVLAATAAAGGPAAAVTALPVTALPAAAPAAAAPAAMAPAATDHTVTFVNSTGQRVWIGSSVNADGSTALTGLPVLDTGQSATVTIPEDSAAGHWRGTFFAREGCSGDDGSTFHCVLGDCGASAGGCTTGEQPVSLAEFNFDPSDSLAPWYDVSYVNAFSVPVTISPDGVAPPPDGGACAQEGCPDDLLPYCPPDDLTTDAGTGLRLCVNPDRDAQTAYSDAIGGHCPWAYSWSKADTVPGNKVMRDCTACSGFTVTFH is encoded by the coding sequence ATGAGGTTGCGTTCCGCCCTGTCCGCGCTGTTACTCCTGATCGGCTGCGTGCTCGCGGCCACCGCGGCGGCCGGCGGCCCCGCCGCCGCCGTCACGGCGCTCCCCGTCACAGCACTCCCCGCCGCGGCGCCCGCGGCCGCGGCACCTGCGGCCATGGCGCCCGCAGCCACCGACCACACCGTCACCTTCGTCAACTCCACCGGACAGCGCGTCTGGATCGGCAGCAGCGTCAACGCCGACGGTTCCACCGCGCTCACCGGGCTGCCCGTGCTCGACACCGGGCAGTCCGCCACCGTCACCATCCCGGAGGACTCCGCCGCCGGCCACTGGCGGGGCACGTTCTTCGCGCGCGAGGGGTGTTCGGGCGACGACGGCAGCACGTTCCACTGCGTGCTCGGCGACTGCGGCGCGTCGGCGGGGGGTTGCACCACCGGTGAACAGCCGGTCAGCCTCGCCGAGTTCAACTTCGACCCCTCCGACAGCCTCGCCCCCTGGTACGACGTCAGCTACGTCAACGCCTTCTCGGTACCGGTCACCATCAGCCCCGACGGCGTCGCCCCGCCGCCGGACGGCGGTGCGTGCGCGCAGGAGGGCTGCCCCGACGACCTGCTGCCGTACTGCCCCCCGGACGACCTGACCACGGACGCCGGCACCGGCCTCCGCCTGTGCGTCAACCCCGACCGCGACGCGCAGACGGCGTACAGCGACGCCATCGGCGGGCACTGCCCGTGGGCGTACTCCTGGTCGAAGGCCGACACCGTGCCCGGCAACAAGGTGATGCGCGACTGCACGGCGTGCAGCGGCTTCACCGTCACCTTCCACTGA
- a CDS encoding MarR family winged helix-turn-helix transcriptional regulator, with product MDDGQDPGEVAALLLAGVSVLLRRVRQMPAPGGLTMPERGALSHLERSGPTTSSALAREVQITAQAMGTTMGALRARGLVERRPDPDDGRRGVLTVTDAGRRALQDKRDARTEVVARALAGGAFTAVELERLAAAAPLLERLARTI from the coding sequence ATGGACGACGGTCAGGACCCGGGCGAGGTCGCCGCGCTGCTGCTGGCGGGCGTCAGCGTGCTGCTGAGGCGGGTGCGCCAGATGCCCGCCCCCGGCGGGTTGACGATGCCCGAGCGCGGTGCGCTGTCCCACCTGGAGCGCTCGGGGCCCACCACGTCCTCGGCGCTCGCGCGGGAGGTGCAGATCACGGCGCAGGCGATGGGGACGACGATGGGCGCCCTGCGCGCCCGCGGCCTGGTCGAACGCCGCCCCGACCCGGACGACGGCAGGCGCGGGGTGCTGACGGTCACCGACGCCGGTCGGCGGGCGTTGCAGGACAAGCGCGACGCGCGGACCGAGGTCGTCGCCCGTGCCCTGGCCGGCGGCGCGTTCACCGCCGTGGAGCTGGAACGGCTCGCCGCGGCCGCGCCCCTGCTCGAACGGCTCGCCCGGACCATCTGA
- a CDS encoding YbhB/YbcL family Raf kinase inhibitor-like protein translates to MTLLGRLLRDRRAGDAHLAWHLPNLTGPEALTLTSRAFAEGESLPLEQCEKRIGGKNVSPHLTWTAPPAGTAQLLLVVEDIDVPLAKPAVHCVALVDPAVEELAPGALNVRRPTAGVTPLRGTVGRGYRGPGPIKGHGPHRYVFQLFALSAPVGGAPDAEAPRRERPRALLPGIDAEVLGRGRLNGVYER, encoded by the coding sequence ATGACGCTGCTCGGCCGGCTCCTGCGCGACCGCCGGGCGGGTGACGCCCACCTGGCGTGGCACCTGCCCAACCTGACCGGCCCCGAGGCACTGACGCTCACCAGCCGGGCCTTCGCCGAGGGCGAGTCCCTGCCGCTGGAGCAGTGCGAGAAGAGGATCGGCGGCAAGAACGTCTCCCCGCACCTGACATGGACCGCGCCGCCGGCCGGCACCGCGCAACTGCTGCTGGTCGTCGAGGACATCGACGTCCCCCTGGCCAAGCCGGCGGTGCACTGCGTCGCCCTCGTGGACCCGGCGGTGGAGGAGTTGGCCCCCGGCGCGCTCAACGTTCGCCGACCGACCGCGGGCGTCACGCCGTTGCGCGGCACCGTCGGGCGCGGCTACCGCGGCCCCGGGCCCATCAAGGGCCACGGGCCGCACCGTTACGTCTTCCAGCTCTTCGCGCTCTCCGCGCCCGTGGGCGGCGCCCCCGACGCGGAGGCGCCACGGCGGGAGCGGCCCCGCGCGCTGCTCCCCGGGATCGACGCCGAAGTCCTCGGCCGCGGCCGGCTGAACGGCGTCTACGAGCGCTGA
- a CDS encoding PPOX class F420-dependent oxidoreductase, whose protein sequence is MSKPPLPDDAAAMLAKANPAVITTLRPDGQPVSTATWYLWEDGRVLINMDEGRKRVEHLRNDSRVTLTVLDKDDWYTHVSLVGRIGEILPDEGLADIDRLARQYTGKEYARRDRDRVSAWIEIERWHGWGAHKDSSQVG, encoded by the coding sequence ATGTCCAAACCGCCGCTGCCCGACGACGCCGCCGCCATGCTGGCCAAGGCGAACCCCGCCGTGATCACCACGCTGCGCCCGGACGGCCAGCCGGTGTCCACCGCGACCTGGTACCTGTGGGAGGACGGCCGGGTCCTGATCAACATGGACGAGGGCCGCAAGCGGGTCGAGCACCTGCGCAACGACTCCCGGGTGACGCTCACCGTGCTGGACAAGGACGACTGGTACACGCACGTCAGCCTGGTCGGACGGATCGGCGAGATCCTCCCCGACGAGGGACTCGCCGACATCGACCGGCTGGCCCGGCAGTACACCGGCAAGGAGTACGCCCGCCGCGACCGCGACCGGGTCAGTGCCTGGATCGAGATCGAACGCTGGCACGGCTGGGGCGCGCACAAGGACAGCAGCCAGGTCGGCTGA
- a CDS encoding inorganic phosphate transporter: MDHITFLVAMVIVTALAFDFTNGFHDTANAMATSIATGALRPKVAVAISGVLNLVGAFVSTEVARTISGGIVNDALVTPGMIFAGLVGAIVWNLVTWLLGLPSSSSHALFGGLIGAVWVGAGRHGVDFDQVVEKILIPAVVSPLVAGLAALAATYFAYRITRRARADTVSKGFRAGQIASASLVSLAHGTNDAQKTMGVITLALISCGALDKGAGPPVWVILTAGLSIAAGTYIGGWRIIRTMGKGLVDIESPQGFAAESASTAVILTSANLGFALSTTQVCSGGILGAGVGRRLAEVRWGTAGQMALAWLVTLPAAAAVGAVAASAVVHGGTLGTVLIALAAVVVAGVIVLLSRRNPVDAGNVNDARAAEVRTAASARAGV; encoded by the coding sequence GTGGACCACATCACCTTCCTCGTGGCGATGGTCATCGTGACCGCGCTCGCCTTCGACTTCACCAACGGCTTCCACGACACCGCGAACGCCATGGCGACGTCGATCGCGACGGGCGCGCTGCGCCCGAAGGTCGCGGTCGCGATCAGCGGAGTGCTCAACCTGGTGGGCGCGTTCGTCTCGACCGAGGTGGCGCGGACCATCTCCGGCGGCATCGTGAACGACGCGCTCGTCACCCCGGGCATGATCTTCGCGGGGCTGGTCGGGGCGATCGTGTGGAACCTCGTCACGTGGCTGCTGGGGCTGCCCTCCAGCTCCTCGCACGCGCTGTTCGGCGGGCTGATCGGAGCGGTGTGGGTGGGCGCGGGCCGACACGGCGTCGACTTCGACCAGGTCGTCGAGAAGATCCTGATACCCGCGGTCGTCTCGCCGCTGGTGGCGGGCCTGGCGGCGCTCGCCGCGACGTACTTCGCGTACCGGATCACCCGGCGGGCCCGCGCGGACACCGTGTCCAAGGGGTTCAGGGCCGGGCAGATCGCGTCCGCGTCGCTGGTCTCGCTCGCCCACGGCACCAATGACGCCCAGAAGACGATGGGCGTCATCACGCTCGCGCTGATCTCCTGCGGCGCCCTCGACAAGGGAGCGGGCCCGCCGGTGTGGGTGATCCTCACCGCGGGCCTGTCCATCGCGGCCGGTACCTACATCGGCGGCTGGCGGATCATCCGCACCATGGGCAAGGGCCTGGTGGACATCGAGTCGCCGCAGGGATTCGCCGCTGAGTCCGCCTCGACCGCGGTGATCCTGACCTCCGCCAACCTCGGTTTCGCGCTGTCCACCACCCAGGTCTGCTCCGGCGGCATCCTCGGCGCGGGCGTCGGCCGCAGGCTCGCCGAGGTGCGCTGGGGCACCGCGGGCCAGATGGCGCTGGCGTGGCTGGTGACGCTGCCCGCGGCCGCGGCCGTCGGCGCGGTGGCGGCGAGCGCGGTGGTGCACGGCGGCACGCTCGGCACCGTGCTGATCGCGCTGGCGGCCGTCGTGGTGGCCGGGGTGATCGTGCTGCTGTCCCGCCGCAACCCGGTCGACGCGGGGAACGTCAACGACGCCCGCGCGGCCGAGGTCCGGACCGCCGCGAGCGCGCGGGCCGGGGTGTGA
- a CDS encoding Gfo/Idh/MocA family protein, translating to MPPVTLVLVGAGLRGQSYARRAHDTGEGRVVAVAEPDPARRAAAAREFGVPDDRVYADWTEVVAAGRLADAAIVATQDRLHTAPTVALADQGYHILLEKPMATEESEAEAITEAAERNKITLAVCHVLRYTPYTRALKRLLDDGTIGRLVSVQHLEPVGWWHQAHSFVRGNWRNSGTSAPMLLTKSCHDIDWLLYLFGRAPRRVGSFGSLSHFRAEDAPKDAAARCVDCPIESTCAYSAKRLYLDCLDNADSRFWPLSAVTDDHTEAGVLAALRTGPYGRCVYACDNDVVDHQVVSMEFDDGATCSFTMSAFTPMEHRRTRLMGTRGFLDGDGRSIRRVDFLTGTDETVEVGSEAGASAADGHGGGDEALTDAFLAAVATGDGALLRSDAATSLAGHRVVWAAERARATGTVVEVAR from the coding sequence ATGCCTCCGGTGACTCTAGTTCTCGTCGGCGCCGGGCTGCGCGGTCAGTCGTACGCGCGCCGTGCCCATGACACCGGCGAGGGTCGGGTGGTGGCGGTGGCCGAGCCCGATCCCGCTCGACGCGCCGCCGCGGCCCGCGAGTTCGGCGTTCCGGACGACCGCGTGTACGCCGACTGGACCGAGGTCGTCGCGGCCGGCCGGCTCGCCGACGCCGCGATCGTCGCCACGCAGGACCGGCTGCACACCGCTCCCACCGTCGCGCTGGCCGACCAGGGCTACCACATACTCCTGGAGAAGCCGATGGCGACCGAGGAGTCCGAGGCCGAGGCGATCACGGAGGCGGCCGAGCGCAACAAGATCACGCTCGCCGTCTGCCACGTGCTGCGCTACACGCCCTACACCCGGGCGCTCAAGCGCCTGTTGGACGACGGGACGATCGGCCGGCTGGTCAGCGTGCAGCACCTGGAGCCGGTCGGCTGGTGGCACCAGGCGCACTCCTTCGTCCGCGGCAACTGGCGCAACTCCGGCACCTCCGCGCCGATGCTGCTCACCAAGTCCTGCCACGACATCGACTGGCTGCTCTACCTCTTCGGCCGGGCGCCCCGGCGGGTCGGCTCCTTCGGCAGCCTGTCCCACTTCCGCGCCGAGGACGCGCCGAAGGACGCCGCCGCGCGGTGCGTCGACTGCCCGATCGAGTCCACCTGCGCGTACTCCGCGAAGCGGCTGTACCTGGACTGCCTCGACAACGCCGACAGCCGGTTCTGGCCGCTGTCCGCGGTCACCGACGACCACACCGAGGCCGGTGTCCTGGCGGCGCTGCGCACCGGGCCGTACGGGCGCTGCGTGTACGCCTGCGACAACGACGTGGTGGACCACCAGGTGGTCTCGATGGAGTTCGACGACGGGGCGACCTGCTCGTTCACGATGAGCGCGTTCACCCCGATGGAGCACCGCAGGACCCGGCTGATGGGCACCCGCGGCTTCCTCGACGGCGACGGCCGGTCGATCCGCCGGGTGGACTTCCTCACCGGCACGGACGAGACGGTCGAGGTCGGCTCCGAGGCGGGCGCGTCGGCAGCCGACGGGCACGGCGGCGGCGACGAGGCGCTGACCGACGCCTTCCTCGCGGCCGTCGCGACCGGGGACGGGGCACTGCTGCGGTCCGACGCGGCGACCAGCCTCGCCGGGCACCGCGTGGTGTGGGCCGCGGAGCGGGCCCGCGCCACCGGCACGGTGGTCGAGGTCGCGCGGTAG
- a CDS encoding ROK family transcriptional regulator encodes MTEIAPGGDLSQLRRLNSLALISVVREEPGLTLTEISRRTGLSRASTEDVVRGLLERGWLADVPAAAGAVGRPARRYRFRADAGRVLGVDIGGHKILALVADLDGTVLHSARVAVAQAMGRKDRLAALDRAVADALAGAGASAGDIWAAGAATTGLVDGAGRVMLSEALPEWTGVDVAAHLRRRVGGAVLVENDSKLAALAESWRGAARYAKDVVLILAGLRTGAGLIIDGKLHRGFGNAAGEIGALPASGWIRAQEHLKSWPPTGRADAAGQGGAGREVPGQGVGSPGAEGADAVGRAAADQDAAAEAVFEAARAGDRKAAAVVRRYVRDVAVGAAALVLTLDPELVVIGGGFSRSADLIVEPLRRELDRWCIRTPEVRVSEFGDEGVALGALRLALDHVDGELRESVDLGGPEFVARQLAAAGGARAGASR; translated from the coding sequence GTGACCGAGATCGCGCCGGGCGGCGACCTCTCCCAGCTCCGGCGGCTCAACTCGCTCGCCCTGATCAGCGTGGTGCGCGAGGAGCCCGGGCTGACGCTGACCGAAATCTCCCGCCGGACCGGGCTGTCCCGGGCCTCCACCGAGGACGTGGTCCGCGGGCTGCTGGAACGCGGCTGGCTGGCCGACGTGCCGGCCGCCGCCGGCGCGGTGGGCCGCCCCGCCCGCCGGTACCGGTTCCGGGCGGACGCCGGCCGGGTGCTCGGCGTGGACATCGGCGGCCACAAGATCCTCGCCCTGGTCGCCGACCTGGACGGCACGGTGCTGCACAGCGCCCGGGTCGCCGTCGCCCAGGCGATGGGCCGCAAGGACCGGCTGGCGGCGCTGGACCGCGCGGTGGCCGACGCGCTGGCCGGCGCCGGGGCGTCCGCCGGCGACATCTGGGCGGCGGGCGCGGCCACCACCGGGCTGGTCGACGGCGCGGGCCGGGTGATGCTCTCCGAGGCGCTGCCGGAGTGGACCGGCGTGGACGTGGCCGCGCACCTGCGCCGCCGGGTCGGCGGGGCCGTCCTGGTCGAGAACGACAGCAAGCTCGCGGCGCTCGCCGAGTCCTGGCGCGGGGCCGCCCGCTACGCCAAGGACGTGGTGCTGATCCTGGCGGGCCTGCGCACCGGCGCGGGCCTGATCATCGACGGCAAGCTGCACCGGGGCTTCGGCAACGCCGCCGGCGAGATCGGCGCGCTGCCCGCGTCCGGCTGGATCAGGGCGCAGGAGCACCTGAAGTCCTGGCCGCCGACCGGCCGCGCGGACGCGGCGGGCCAGGGCGGGGCGGGGCGGGAAGTGCCAGGTCAGGGGGTGGGGTCGCCGGGCGCCGAGGGCGCGGACGCCGTCGGTCGCGCCGCCGCCGACCAGGACGCCGCCGCCGAGGCGGTCTTCGAGGCCGCGCGCGCCGGCGACCGCAAGGCGGCGGCGGTGGTGCGCCGCTACGTCCGCGACGTGGCCGTGGGGGCCGCCGCCCTGGTGCTCACCCTGGACCCCGAGCTGGTCGTCATCGGCGGCGGGTTCTCGCGCTCCGCCGACCTGATCGTAGAACCGCTGCGGCGCGAGCTGGACCGCTGGTGCATCCGCACGCCCGAGGTGCGGGTGTCGGAGTTCGGCGACGAGGGGGTGGCGCTGGGCGCGCTGCGTCTGGCGCTCGACCACGTGGACGGCGAGCTGCGCGAGAGCGTGGATCTCGGCGGGCCCGAGTTCGTCGCCCGGCAGCTCGCCGCCGCGGGCGGGGCCAGGGCCGGTGCGAGCCGCTGA
- a CDS encoding ABC transporter substrate-binding protein, which translates to MRNSVRWTAVALGVVLAASACSSGGSDAASSDGKVTLSYGVWDATQKSAMEELGKAFTKTHPNISIKVELTPWADYWTKLKAAATGGSAPDVFWMNGPNFQLYASNGVIRPLDDDIAKDKVPLSAYPKQLVDLYTYKGKHYGLPKDMDTVGVWYNKALFDAAKVPYPKAGWTWSDFQAAAAKLTDASKGQYGADAELTSFQEYQYDTIAQAGGYVISADGKKSGYDDPKTIEGLRFWTDLIKKKESPDLKTMTDTAPLQLFEAGKIGMYWGGSWDATEFGGNSYTKANVDVAPLPKGEKQATIIHGVANVVSSKTKHADQAWEFVKFLGSKQAADIFGAKGTMPAYNGTQAAWIAAHPQFDLQTFVDELSYAVPFPVSKDTAAWNEEELTYMTKAWNGDESLDKAAKDLAAAMNASLAKE; encoded by the coding sequence ATGCGTAACTCGGTGCGGTGGACCGCGGTGGCCCTGGGGGTGGTCCTGGCCGCATCCGCCTGCTCGTCGGGCGGCAGCGACGCGGCTTCCTCCGACGGCAAGGTCACCTTGTCGTACGGGGTGTGGGACGCGACCCAGAAGTCCGCGATGGAGGAACTGGGCAAGGCGTTCACCAAGACCCACCCGAACATCTCGATCAAGGTCGAGCTGACACCGTGGGCGGACTACTGGACCAAGCTGAAGGCCGCCGCGACCGGCGGGTCGGCGCCCGACGTGTTCTGGATGAACGGTCCGAACTTCCAGCTCTACGCCTCCAACGGTGTGATCCGCCCGCTGGACGACGACATCGCCAAGGACAAGGTCCCGCTGTCGGCCTACCCGAAGCAGTTGGTGGACCTCTACACCTACAAGGGCAAGCACTACGGCCTGCCGAAGGACATGGACACCGTCGGCGTCTGGTACAACAAGGCGCTCTTCGACGCCGCCAAGGTGCCCTACCCGAAGGCCGGCTGGACCTGGAGCGACTTCCAGGCCGCGGCCGCGAAACTCACCGACGCGAGCAAGGGCCAGTACGGCGCCGACGCGGAGCTGACCAGCTTCCAGGAGTACCAGTACGACACCATCGCCCAGGCCGGCGGCTACGTGATCTCCGCCGACGGCAAGAAGTCCGGCTACGACGACCCGAAGACGATCGAGGGCCTGCGCTTCTGGACCGACCTGATCAAGAAGAAGGAGTCGCCGGACCTCAAGACGATGACGGACACCGCGCCGCTCCAGCTCTTCGAGGCCGGCAAGATCGGCATGTACTGGGGCGGTTCGTGGGACGCCACCGAGTTCGGCGGCAACAGCTACACCAAGGCCAACGTGGACGTCGCGCCGCTGCCCAAGGGCGAGAAGCAGGCGACGATCATCCACGGCGTCGCCAACGTGGTCTCGTCGAAGACCAAGCACGCCGACCAGGCGTGGGAGTTCGTGAAGTTCCTCGGCTCCAAGCAGGCCGCGGACATCTTCGGCGCCAAGGGCACCATGCCCGCCTACAACGGCACCCAGGCGGCCTGGATCGCCGCCCACCCGCAGTTCGACCTCCAGACGTTCGTGGACGAGCTGTCCTACGCCGTGCCCTTCCCCGTCTCCAAGGACACCGCGGCCTGGAACGAGGAGGAGCTGACCTACATGACCAAGGCGTGGAACGGCGACGAGTCGCTCGACAAGGCGGCGAAGGACCTCGCCGCGGCGATGAACGCCTCGCTCGCCAAGGAGTGA
- a CDS encoding carbohydrate ABC transporter permease, producing MTITSTPGGTRTEQPPATGGRPGRARRPRRDRVVEALWGYAFIAPIGLGLAVFYLWPVLQTAYFSFTAWGAFGGHTWTGLDNYHRMLHDHEFGQAMVNTLAYTALGLVSIPLAIVFAALLNRPGLRGVGVYRTLFFLPVVTMPVAIAMVWRWLYNGNYGLINYLLSLVGIDGPNWIADPRVALYALVAVGVWSSIGYNLVIFLAGMQAIPKEYYEAAQIDGAGPVRQFFSVTIPLLSPTAFFVSVISVIGSLQLFDLVYVMAGSGDAARANPAFPRLETVVQLFYDRAFVTNDRGYAAAIVMVLLLVIIALTAFQFRMQKRWVHYG from the coding sequence ATGACGATCACGTCCACCCCGGGCGGGACCCGGACCGAGCAGCCGCCCGCCACCGGCGGCCGCCCGGGCCGGGCCCGCCGCCCGCGCCGCGACCGGGTCGTCGAGGCGCTGTGGGGCTACGCCTTCATCGCCCCGATCGGCCTGGGCCTCGCGGTGTTCTACCTGTGGCCCGTCCTGCAGACCGCGTACTTCTCCTTCACCGCCTGGGGCGCCTTCGGCGGCCACACCTGGACCGGCCTGGACAACTACCACCGGATGCTGCACGACCACGAGTTCGGCCAGGCCATGGTCAACACGCTGGCGTACACCGCGCTCGGGCTGGTCTCCATCCCGCTGGCGATCGTCTTCGCCGCCCTGCTCAACCGGCCCGGCCTGCGCGGCGTCGGCGTGTACCGCACGCTGTTCTTCCTGCCGGTGGTCACCATGCCGGTGGCGATCGCGATGGTCTGGCGGTGGCTCTACAACGGCAACTACGGCCTGATCAACTACCTGCTGTCGCTGGTCGGCATCGACGGGCCGAACTGGATCGCCGACCCGCGCGTCGCGCTGTACGCGCTGGTCGCCGTCGGTGTGTGGAGCAGCATCGGGTACAACCTGGTGATCTTCCTCGCCGGCATGCAGGCCATCCCGAAGGAGTACTACGAGGCCGCGCAGATCGACGGCGCCGGCCCCGTACGGCAGTTCTTCTCCGTGACGATCCCGCTGCTGTCGCCCACCGCGTTCTTCGTGTCGGTGATCTCGGTGATCGGGTCGCTCCAACTGTTCGACCTGGTCTACGTGATGGCCGGCTCCGGCGACGCCGCCCGCGCCAACCCCGCCTTCCCGCGCCTGGAGACCGTCGTGCAGCTCTTCTACGACCGGGCGTTCGTCACCAACGACCGCGGCTACGCGGCCGCGATCGTCATGGTGCTGCTGCTGGTCATCATCGCCCTGACGGCCTTCCAGTTCCGCATGCAGAAGAGGTGGGTGCACTATGGCTGA
- a CDS encoding carbohydrate ABC transporter permease yields the protein MAEARSRRTGSHFGVHTVLIAASLVMVAPFVWEAITSLKSLTDATHVPPSPLPGSQWSNYRKVFQLLPFGHQFLNTLLMALGRTLGQVVLCPMAAYAFARLRFPGRGVLFGLFLSVLMVPPQLFIIPQYQIMSDLGWLNSLQALILPGMFSAFGVFLLRQSFLALPKELEEAARLDGAGPLRIYWSVMLPLVRPGLVALGVLALLWSWNDLFWPLVVNTDPDKMTLSAGLASLQGQFQTDYPVLMAGSLLASLPVIVVFAFLQRQFVQGIAHTGVKG from the coding sequence ATGGCTGAGGCCCGTTCCCGGCGCACGGGATCGCACTTCGGCGTCCACACCGTGCTGATCGCCGCCTCGCTGGTGATGGTCGCGCCGTTCGTGTGGGAGGCGATCACCTCGCTGAAGTCGCTCACCGACGCCACCCACGTGCCGCCGTCGCCGCTGCCCGGCAGCCAGTGGTCGAACTACCGCAAGGTCTTCCAACTGCTGCCGTTCGGGCACCAGTTCCTCAACACGCTGCTGATGGCGCTGGGCCGCACCCTCGGCCAGGTGGTGCTGTGCCCGATGGCCGCCTACGCCTTCGCGCGGCTGCGCTTCCCCGGGCGCGGGGTGCTGTTCGGGCTGTTCCTGTCGGTGCTGATGGTGCCGCCGCAGCTCTTCATCATCCCGCAGTACCAGATCATGTCCGACCTCGGCTGGCTCAACAGCCTCCAGGCGCTGATCCTGCCCGGCATGTTCAGCGCGTTCGGCGTCTTCCTGCTGCGGCAGTCCTTCCTGGCGCTGCCCAAGGAGCTGGAGGAGGCCGCGCGGCTGGACGGCGCCGGACCGCTGCGGATCTACTGGTCGGTGATGCTGCCGCTGGTCCGGCCCGGGCTGGTCGCGCTCGGCGTGCTCGCGCTGCTGTGGAGCTGGAACGACCTGTTCTGGCCGCTGGTGGTCAACACCGACCCCGACAAGATGACCCTGTCGGCCGGACTCGCCTCCCTCCAGGGGCAGTTCCAGACCGACTACCCCGTGCTGATGGCGGGCTCGCTGCTCGCCTCGCTACCGGTCATCGTCGTCTTCGCCTTCCTGCAACGGCAGTTCGTGCAGGGAATCGCACACACCGGAGTCAAGGGCTGA